Proteins encoded together in one Amblyomma americanum isolate KBUSLIRL-KWMA chromosome 1, ASM5285725v1, whole genome shotgun sequence window:
- the LOC144121893 gene encoding piwi-like protein 1: protein MEWVINPIVASLRGLCPGVKHKLALVVHVTNPPPGTVVDSEVTRPERYDFFLVSQSVRQGTVAPTQYNVIYDTTGLKPDHMQRLPYKLTHLYFNWPGTIRVPAPCQYAQKLAFLAGQSLHAEHNLRLSSTLFYL, encoded by the exons ATGGAGTGGGTGATCAACCCGATCGTGGCCTCGCTGCGAGGGCTCTGCCCTGGCGTGAAGCACAAGCTGGCCCTTGTGGTG CACGTGACTAACCCGCCGCCGGGCACCGTGGTCGACAGCGAGGTGACGCGCCCCGAGCGCTACGACTTCTTCCTGGTGTCGCAGAGCGTGCGCCAGGGCACCGTGGCCCCAACCCAATACAACGTCATCTACGACACGACGGGCCTCAAGCCGGACCACATGCAGCGCCTGCCCTACAAGCTGACCCACCTGTACTTCAACTGGCCGGGCACCATCCGCGTGCCGGCCCCGTGCCAGTACGCCCAGAAGCTGGCCTTCCTCGCCGGCCAGTCGCTGCACGCGGAGCACAACCTGCGCCTCTCCTCTACCCTCTTTTACCTCTAA